GTCCAATAGGCAAATTCGCTAAATGGTCCGTATGGTATGGGAAAATTGTATGGGATTGCTGTTTTGGCCGGACTGCTTATTGGCCGGATGGCATTGGCCCAAACGGCTCCGTTTACAGGTACATGGAGTTTTGAAGGGAACGATAATGGAAGTTCTTCAAATCCGTTAGTTTCTGTTTCGTCGGTTAGTTATGCAGGGGTCAATAAACTCTTTAATTCGTATCAATCAGGCTATTCTGGCCAAGGCATAAGTTTACAGCACTGGTCAGCCACAGCTTGCAATCATAATGAATACGCTCAATTTACAGTACAACCACAGGGAACGGCACAAATAACCCTCACTACGCTATCGTTTGTATTTTCTCGCTCCGATGAAGGCCCCCAGCAGATTACAGTCAGATCTAGTGCAGACGGATTTGGTAATGATATTTATACCAACAGTGTTGGTGCAAACTATCAGGCTGCTTCTATTTCACTTAACGGAGGAGGGTTTACCAGCCAATCATCGGGAATAACATTTCGCATATATGGCTGTAACCCTACGTCTAGTAACGGCACGTTGCGAATCGATGAAATTAAAATTAACGGTTCCTCATTGCCTGTTACATTACTTTCCTTTACGGCTAAACCTGACGGTGACCGCGTTCAACTGGCCTGGATAACAACCTCAGAGTATAATGCCAATAGATTTGTGATTGAGCGGAGTAGCGATTTAGGCGAATTTGTGCAGGTTAGCGAAGTGGCGGCCAAAGGAACTACGGACGAGCGCCAGAACTACAGCCTGATCGATAGCGACCCACTCCCCGGAATTAACTACTACCGGTTGAAGCAAGTTGATGTCGACGGGACGATTCATGTCTATAAGCCTATATCAGCCATTATTCAACTGAGTGAACCCGTTATTTCGGTGTTTCCAAATCCTGCTAATCCAGACCGTATTCACCTGCGCTTGTGGAACGCCGAAGGAGCTACCATGCACCTAGTAACACGCACAGGACAAGCCGTTTCGGGTCGATTGGAGCGCCAGTCTGGTGAAGCCGATTTCATTGTCGAGCAGCCATTAACAGCAGGATTATACTGGCTCGACATACAGACGAATAATCACCGAAAAGTGATTCAGGTGATGGTACGCTAGTTATAAGCAACTCCCCGAAAGTTTTGAGCTTTCGGGGAGTTGAACGTTATACTAACTCAGGTTCTGCTTCAATCGCTTTGACCTCAACCCGTGGCGGTAGCAACTTATACAGGACAGGTGTTACCACACGTGAAAGTAAGGTGCTGGAAATGAGCCCGCCGATAAGTACCCAGGCTAGTGGCGAATACAGCGGATTTCCTTCAATAGCCAGTGGTATCAGGCCACCAATGGCAGTTAGTGAGGTTAAGACAATCGGCACAAAACGAATTTCGCCCGCTTCCTGAATCGCATCGATGAGCGACATGCCTTCTTCGCGCAGGTGGTTGGTGAAATCGACCAGCAGAATCGAGTTTTTAACCTCGATCCCGATTAAGGCGATCAAGCCGATAACTGCTACAAACGAGAACGGATTGCCGGTAAAGTACAGCGCCAGCACCGCGCCAATCACCCCTAACGGAATCACCGACAAGACAATCAGTGTACTCTTGAAAGTGCCAAACTCCAATACCAGTACGGCAATAAATCCGAAGATGGTGATCAGGATAATAGTGCCTAACCC
This window of the Spirosoma aerolatum genome carries:
- a CDS encoding T9SS type A sorting domain-containing protein, whose amino-acid sequence is MGKLYGIAVLAGLLIGRMALAQTAPFTGTWSFEGNDNGSSSNPLVSVSSVSYAGVNKLFNSYQSGYSGQGISLQHWSATACNHNEYAQFTVQPQGTAQITLTTLSFVFSRSDEGPQQITVRSSADGFGNDIYTNSVGANYQAASISLNGGGFTSQSSGITFRIYGCNPTSSNGTLRIDEIKINGSSLPVTLLSFTAKPDGDRVQLAWITTSEYNANRFVIERSSDLGEFVQVSEVAAKGTTDERQNYSLIDSDPLPGINYYRLKQVDVDGTIHVYKPISAIIQLSEPVISVFPNPANPDRIHLRLWNAEGATMHLVTRTGQAVSGRLERQSGEADFIVEQPLTAGLYWLDIQTNNHRKVIQVMVR